The DNA window GGGATTTACGAAGGAAATTGAGGTCGTCGGGATTGGCTTCGAGGTAGCGGTCGACTCCCTGCTGAACCTCCCGGACCCGCGCTTCCACCGAATCGGGTTCGAGGCGTCGTCCGTAATTGCCGGCCTTCCCTGCAATCCGGTCGAGTATGAGGTTCCCGACTTCCGGAGTGGCGTGGAAGAGATCGATCCAATGGTCGAAGTGAGCGCCCGGTTGATCTGCGGGTGGCAGAGGCTCGGCGTTCAGAGCGTGCCCGTCGAGGAAGTCCCAGATCTCGACACCCGGGCTGGCAAACTGGGCGAGTGCCGCACGGTCCTTTTCGAACCACGGATCGGGATCCCCAAGTTCGCGATAGCAAGTTTGGAACAAGGCATGATTCGGGGTGATCAGGAAGACGAGCCGGGTTCCGTCCTGTCGGCAGCGCTCGACGATCGACCGGATGACCTCGAGCTTCGTCGGATCCAGTTTCCCGTAGCGCTTCCGTCCCTCGACCATCCGGACCGTGGTTGCGAGGTAGAGTCCTGCAATCGTCTGTCGCAGGTCCTTGGGAAACTCGGAGTCGTGACGGAAGCCTTCCGGCGTGTGATCGGCCGGTTCATTTCCGACCGCCCGGCCGAGCGTCTCGAACGACGAGGCGCAGGTGGAGATGCCAAGGTGATACCTCAGCTCCCGCTCGATCGGGTCCGCATCGCGATCCAGCGGTGACAGGGCGAAGTCGGTCGGGTTTCTCTTCGGAGGCGGCGTCGTCAGGTCGCCGGCATCGATCGCGAAGACCACCAGCTTGGCGTCCTCCCGGTCCATGAAGTAGTCGAAGATCGCCTTGTTCTCGAACAACTGCGCGGCATTGAGTCCGAGGTTGGCGCAGCGCATCCCGTCGAAGAGAGGATGCTTCGGGTCCAGCGCGATATCCACCCGCGACGAGCCGAACATCGCGGCGTCCCACGTTCCGGACCGCACGAGGCCGGCCTTGGCGGTCCGGTTCCACGTGTTGTCGATTTCCCGGTAGGGTTCGAGCTTTTGCGACGACCAAGATGTGGGGGTGACCCGCCAGGGATTCACTACTGTGTTGAGCCCGTATCCCAGCACCACCGTGCCGACGAGCAGCACGATCAGGAAGGCATGGTAGCGGCGCAGGGATCTCACGGACTAGAACTGGAAGTAGATGAATTCGCTGACCTTGTCGAAGTTCATGCCGACCGCAATCAGAAGCGCGACGGTCGCGATGGCGAACATCGGAGTAGGCCGCCACTGCCACCAGCGGCGCGTGGCGCGGGGCAGCGGGTCGGTCGTCGGACGGTATCGCCGGAAAATCTGCTGCGTGTTGGGGAGAAGCCAGCAGGCGAGCAAGGGAATCAGGATCAGCAGGGGATCACGGCTGGCCACCACCCGGCTCGCCTTGTCGGGCCAGCCCTCGAACCCGTTGAGGCCGAACATCGAAGAGAGGATCGATCCGCTGGCCTGCAGGGCGTCGCGGGTGGTCCCGGCGGGATCGAGTTCGAAGTTTCCGGCGCGGAACGGGATCCACGCGACAACCACCGCGATGAAGGTAATGGCGGTCGCCGCCGGGGCCGGGAGGGATCGCCATCCGCGAGTGCGCCGCAGGTGGTTCCAGAAATGGTTCACGCACAAGTAGGCGCCGTGGAGTCCGCCCCAAAGCACATAGGTCCAACCAGCGCCATGCCACAGGCCGCCGAGCAGCATGGTGGCGAACAGGTTGAGATAGCGCCGGGCCGGGCCTTTGCGGTTTCCGCCGAGCGGGATGTAGAGGTAGTCGCGCAGGAAGCGGGACAGTGTCATGTGCCAGCAGCGCCAGAACTCGATGATGGTCCGCGCCTTGTAGGGAGAGTGGAAATTGAGCGGTAGCCGGATGCCGAACAGGCGTGCCGCGCCGATGGCCATGTCCGAGTAGCCGGAGAAGTCGAAGTAGATCTGGAGCGAGTACGAGATGCCCGCCGTCCAGGCTTCGGCCATCGTCAGGGCCCGGCCGTCCGATGCCGCGAGTTCGAACAACGGATTGGCGATCTGGGCGCAGGGGTCCGCCACCACGACCTTCTTGAACAGCCCGATCGCGAAGATGCCGAAGCCGACCGGAAAATGTCGCGCCCAGCCGACTCCTGACCCGCGCTGGAACTGCGGCATCATTTCCCGGTGGTGGACGATCGGTCCGGCGATCAGCTGCGGGAAGAAGGAGACGAAGAGCAGGTAGTCGGTGAAGTGGTACTCCGACGTCTCACCCCGCGCGGCGTCGATCAGGTAGGCGATCTGCTGGAAGGTGAAGAACGAGATGCCGAGCGGCAGGATCAGTTGCGGGACGGGGATGCCCGTGTCGGCGAGAAACGCCGCGGTCTTGGCGAAAAGGCCGGCATACTTGAATACGCCGAGCACCGCGAGGTTCGCGCCGACACCGATGGCGAGCAGCGCTTTGCGTCCGTTCGAGTCCGTCGCGGTTCGCCGCGAGAGGCCCCGGCCGACAAGGAAGTTGAACACGCACGATCCGAGGATCAGCAGCAACCACTTCGGTGACCAGTCCTCTCCCGGAACGGGAATCCAGTAAGCGTAGTAGGTCAGGCTGGCCAGCACCAGCCACACGACCGCCGCCCGATACGATGCCTTCCGTAGCAGCAGGAAGCCGACCAGGGTGATCGGCAGGAACAGCAGCAGAAAGGTGTAGGAATTGAAGAGCATGCCGTGCGGCTCACGCCGGGCGCAGTTCCGGGGGCAGGAAGCCTACCTTCTCCAGTTCGGCCAGAGCCAGTGGCATCAGTCGCTGGGAAAGGTGGGTGCCGTCGTGGAAATAGGATTTGTCCGGTCGCTCCTCGGGCCGGTGATAGAGTCCGGCCACCGCGGTGAACGCGATGCCTTTGTCCGCGCAGTGATGGCGCAGCCGTTCGGTGTAGGCGTAGGTGATGTCCCTCCGAAGCTCCCACGGGCCGACGAAGGGGAAGGTGGTTTCCTTCACGCTCTCGTTGTTCGGGATGATCTGCGGCGGCCCCCAGACCAGCGGTTCGAAGCCCAGCGAGGAGACCCATTCGGGAAGACGGATGAACTTGGCGGCGGTTGCCTCGGTGATCTCCTCGATCGGCTTGCCGGCCTTGGCGGCCC is part of the Haloferula helveola genome and encodes:
- a CDS encoding MBOAT family protein, which codes for MLFNSYTFLLLFLPITLVGFLLLRKASYRAAVVWLVLASLTYYAYWIPVPGEDWSPKWLLLILGSCVFNFLVGRGLSRRTATDSNGRKALLAIGVGANLAVLGVFKYAGLFAKTAAFLADTGIPVPQLILPLGISFFTFQQIAYLIDAARGETSEYHFTDYLLFVSFFPQLIAGPIVHHREMMPQFQRGSGVGWARHFPVGFGIFAIGLFKKVVVADPCAQIANPLFELAASDGRALTMAEAWTAGISYSLQIYFDFSGYSDMAIGAARLFGIRLPLNFHSPYKARTIIEFWRCWHMTLSRFLRDYLYIPLGGNRKGPARRYLNLFATMLLGGLWHGAGWTYVLWGGLHGAYLCVNHFWNHLRRTRGWRSLPAPAATAITFIAVVVAWIPFRAGNFELDPAGTTRDALQASGSILSSMFGLNGFEGWPDKASRVVASRDPLLILIPLLACWLLPNTQQIFRRYRPTTDPLPRATRRWWQWRPTPMFAIATVALLIAVGMNFDKVSEFIYFQF